A single window of Eucalyptus grandis isolate ANBG69807.140 chromosome 1, ASM1654582v1, whole genome shotgun sequence DNA harbors:
- the LOC104428019 gene encoding caltractin-like translates to MDEIRREAMNDYKQRTKEQKQRVLDFFIAMDTDGNGSISIREFVAFLQQNGLYSDHLDVLFAELQKDDDGTLGLEEIITLKFMLDHDKYRGRFVATSSNVDTHKHKGGEPDLKEILEDFIEGVDLGVNLCIVAQAAAAAGCSIM, encoded by the exons ATGGACGAGATTCGGAGAGAAGCCATGAACGATTACAAGCAGAGGACGAAGGAGCAAAAGCAACGGGTACTGGACTTTTTCATAGCAATGGACACCGACGGGAACGGGAGCATAAGCATCCGGGAGTTTGTGGCGTTCCTTCAACAGAACGGGCTCTACAGCGACCACCTCGACGTGCTCTTTGCGGAGCTCCAAAAGGACGACGACGGCACTCTCGGCTTGGAGGAAATCATCACCCTCAAATTCATGTTGGACCACGACAAGTACAGAGGTCGCTTCGTAGCAACATCTTCTAATGTCGACACTCATAAG CACAAAGGTGGTGAACCTGATCTTAAGGAAATTCTCGAAGATTTCATCGAGGGTGTCGATCTTGGGGTGAATCTCTGCATTGTAGCTCAAGCAGCTGCAGCAGCTGGATGTTCCATTATGTAG
- the LOC120288674 gene encoding LOW QUALITY PROTEIN: protein FAM133-like (The sequence of the model RefSeq protein was modified relative to this genomic sequence to represent the inferred CDS: inserted 1 base in 1 codon) yields MGKNQAYKAMQRARVGSSSAVPDQIEDGMVDGSFHSPAWHAARLASLNTSHTVTWEEFKQKQKEEEIKKGQVEXDKDKMMREYRAQLDAERACKLAHGRNHSSSKSKRKKDRKEKDERKRSSKRKRSRRRSSDSSSSGSSDYSSDEEEERESKRSRSRSKRNKKEKKHRSSSSSSSSDHSSDDEEERESKRSRSRSKRNRKEKKHRSRKQSGSVDEETGPVPLSRFFESVKS; encoded by the exons ATGGGGAAGAACCAGGCGTACAAGGCCATGCAGAGAGCCCGGGTGGGCTCCAGCTCGGCCGTTCCCGACCAGATTGAGGATGGCATG GTGGATGGTTCATTTCATTCACCAGCTTGGCATGCTGCTCGTTTGGCAAGCCTTAATACCTCTCACACAGTCACTTGGGAAGAATTCAAACAGAAGCAGAAG GAAGAAGAGATCAAGAAGGGGCAAGTgg aagacaaagataagATGATGAGAGAGTACAGAGCGCAGCTGGATGCTGAAAGGGCATGCAAGCTTGCCCATGGAAGAAACCACTCTAGTAGTAAATCTAAGCGGAAAAAGG ATCGAAAGGAGAAAGATGAAAGGAAACGCAGCAGCAAGAGAAAG AGGTCAAGGAGGAGATCTTCAGATTCTAGCTCCTCAGGCTCTTCTGATTATTCaagtgatgaagaagaagagagggaatcCAAAAGATCGAGGTCCAGgtctaaaagaaataaaaaggagaagaagcacCGGTCTAGCTCCTCAAGCTCATCTTCTGATCATTCAAGTGATgacgaagaagagagagaatctaAAAGGTCCAGGTCCAGGtctaaaagaaatagaaaggagaagaagcacCGGTCAAGAAAACAGAGTGGCAGCGTTGATGAAGAAACCGGTCCTGTACCACTCTCCAGATTCTTCGAAAGTGTGAAGAGTTAG
- the LOC104428021 gene encoding LOW QUALITY PROTEIN: histidinol-phosphate aminotransferase, chloroplastic (The sequence of the model RefSeq protein was modified relative to this genomic sequence to represent the inferred CDS: inserted 1 base in 1 codon) has translation MGVVEISSFSALWSAKLNGARRPVCSLEGRRRGVVAMASTVDVQHLSEANRELTGDSFIRPHLRKLSPYQPILPFEVLSTRLGRKPEDIIKLDANENPYGPPPEVFEALGSMKFPYVYPDPESRRLRAALAVDSGLEADYILAGCGADELIDLIMRCVLDPGDKIVDCPPTFTMYEFDAAVNGAHVIKVPRKPDFSLNVELIADAVEKENPKCIFLTSPNNPDGSIIGDEDLIKILKLPVLVVLDEAYIEFSGXESRMKWVKKYENLIVLRTFSKRAALAGLRVGYGAFPLSIIEYLWRAKQPYNVSVAAEVAACAALQNPTYLEDVKNALVQERERLFKLLKGVPFLNPYPSHSNFILCEVTSGMDAKKLKEDLAKMGVMIRHYNNKELKGYVRVSVGKPEHTAALMDGLSRLSQ, from the exons ATGGGTGTGGTTGAAATAAGCAGCTTCTCCGCTCTTTGGTCTGCCAAATTGAACGGCGCCCGGCGACCCGTTTGCTCGCTCGAGGGAAGGCGGAGGGGGGTCGTCGCCATGGCCTCCACCGTGGACGTCCAGCATTTGAGCGAGGCCAACCGGGAATTGACCGGCGACTCGTTCATTCGGCCTCATCTGAGGAAATTGTCTCCTTACCAGCCCATTTTGCCTTTTGAG GTTTTGTCTACTCGTCTTGGAAGAAAACCAGAGGACATTATCAAATTAGATGCAAATGAAAACCCTTATGGTCCTCCTCCGGAG GTTTTTGAAGCTCTAGGGTCAATGAAATTCCCATATGTATACCCTGATCCAGAGAGCCGCCGGCTCCGCGCTGCTCTTGCTGTGGATTCTGGCCTCGAAGCTGATTACATTCTTGCGGGATGTGGAGCAGATGAACTAATCGATTTAATTATGCG ATGTGTTCTGGATCCTGGTGATAAGATTGTGGACTGCCCTCCAACATTTACAATGTATGAGTTTGATGCTGCAGTTAATGGGGCACATGTTATCAAAG TTCCTAGGAAGCCAGACTTCAGCTTAAATGTGGAACTCATTGCTGATGCTGTTGAGAAGGAGAACCCTAAATGCATATTTTTAACTTCTCCTAATAATCCAGATGGGAG TATTATTGGTGATGAAGATCTCATTAAAATCCTGAAACTCCCAGTGCTGGTCGTGTTGGATGAAGCATACATTGAGTTTTCGG TTGAGTCTAGGATGAAATGGGTGAAGAAGTATGAGAACTTGATTGTTCTCCGGACATTTAGCAAAAGAGCTG CTTTAGCTGGACTTCGAGTGGGTTATGGAGCATTTCCCTTGAGCATTATTGAGTATTTGTGGAGAGCGAAGCAACCTTATAATGTATCTGTTGCTGCTGAAGTTGCTGCATGTGCAGCATTGCAGAATCCAACTTATCTGGAG GATGTTAAAAACGCTCTGGTACAAGAAAGGGAGAGGCTTTTTAAACTTCTAAAGGGAGTTCCATTTCTCAATCCATATCCTAGCCATTCTAATTTCATTCTTTGCGAGGTTACATCAGGAATGGATGCTAAAAAGCTGAAG GAGGACCTTGCCAAAATGGGTGTCATGATCCGTCACTACAACAACAAAGAGTTGAAGGGTTATGTCCGTGTATCAGTCGGGAAGCCCGAGCACACAGCTGCTTTGATGGACGGCCTTAGTCGCCTCTCACAATGA
- the LOC104453294 gene encoding mitogen-activated protein kinase homolog MMK1 — protein sequence MDGGAPQPADAVMSEAAPAPAQQQQQPQQAQPQGIENIPATLSHGGRFIQYNIFGNIFEVTAKYKPPIMPIGKGAYGIVCSALNSETNEHVAIKKIANAFDNKIDAKRTLREIKLLRHMDHENVVAIRDIIPPPQREVFNDVYIAYELMDTDLHQIIRSNQALSEEHCQYFLYQILRGLKYIHSANVLHRDLKPSNLLLNANCDLKICDFGLARVTSETDFMTEYVVTRWYRAPELLLNSSDYTAAIDVWSVGCIFMELMDRKPLFPGRDHVQQLRLLMELIGTPSEAELGFLNENAKKYIRQLPLYRRQSFTEKFPHVHPLAIDLVEKMLTFDPRLRLTVEEALAHPYLNSLHDISDEPTCMNPFNFDFEQHALTEEQMRELIYREALAFNPEYLQ from the exons aTGGACGGCGGGGCTCCTCAGCCGGCGGATGCCGTTATGTCGGAggcggcgccggcgccggcgcagcagcagcagcagccgcagCAGGCGCAGCCGCAGGGGATCGAGAACATCCCGGCGACGCTCAGCCACGGGGGCCGCTTCATCCAGTACAACATCTTCGGCAACATCTTCGAGGTCACCGCCAAGTACAAGCCCCCCATCATGCCCATCGGCAAGGGCGCCTACGGCATCGTCTG CTCGGCTTTGAATTCGGAGACGAACGAGCACGTGGCCATAAAGAAGATTGCTAATGCTTTCGATAACAAGATCGATGCGAAGAGGACTCTCCGTGAGATCAAGCTTCTCCGGCACATGGACCATGAAAAC GTTGTGGCAATTAGGGATATTATTCCACCGCCACAGAGAGAGGTGTTCAATGATGTTTATATTGCATATGAGCTTATGGACACTGATCTGCATCAAATTATTCGTTCCAACCAAGCATTGTCTGAGGAGCATTGTCAG TATTTTCTATATCAGATCTTGCGAGGATTAAAATACATACATTCTGCAAATGTTCTGCATAGAGACTTGAAGCCCAGCAATCTTCTCCTAAATGCAAATTGCGATTTgaaaatatgtgattttggaCTAGCTCGTGTCACTTCTGAAACTGATTTTATGACAGAATATGTTGTCACAAGATGGTACCGTGCACCAGAGCTATTGTTAAATTCTTCAGACTATACGGCGGCAATAGATGTATGGTCTGTAGGCTGTATCTTTATGGAACTAATGGATCGGAAACCCTTGTTTCCTGGCAGAGACCATGTGCAACAGCTGCGTTTGTTGATGGAG CTGATTGGCACCCCATCAGAGGCAGAGTTGGGGTTCTTGAATGAAAATGCTAAGAAGTATATCAGACAGCTTCCTCTGTACCGTCGGCAATCTTTCACTGAAAAATTTCCGCATGTCCACCCGCTTGCAATCGATCTCGTTGAGAAGATGTTAACGTTCGATCCCAGGCTGAGGCTCACAG TTGAAGAGGCATTGGCTCATCCCTACCTAAACTCACTGCACGACATCAGCGATGAGCCAACTTGCATGAATCCATTCAACTTCGACTTTGAGCAGCATGCACTCACGGAGGAACAGATGAGGGAGTTAATTTATAGGGAAGCGCTTGCATTTAATCCCGAGTATCTACAGTAA